A stretch of Castanea sativa cultivar Marrone di Chiusa Pesio chromosome 2, ASM4071231v1 DNA encodes these proteins:
- the LOC142623997 gene encoding 3-epi-6-deoxocathasterone 23-monooxygenase CYP90C1, with protein MEWIIGCWVLIGLVIGWYWLKEKKKLEKSGVPKGSLGWPFIGETLDFIACGYSSKPVSFMDKRKSLYGKVFKTNILGTPIIVSTDTEVNKVVLLNQGNNFIPAYPKSVRDLFGKNSILHTNGSPHKRMHALILGFLRSPPLKARVTKVFEDSVKLSLATWKDNNPIYIQNESKKLTFDVLVNTLTSVRPGENLNFLRSDFQEFIKGLICLPINLPGTRFYKSLKAKERLMKRVMAILEVRKESMNFKDEKAPINDAVDLLLRDSSESSEKQSLPLDSISGNIIEMMIPGDETMVTAMTLAVKFLSDSPVALQKLVEENMELKKRKTDSGEDYAWSEYMSLQFTQNVISETLRMANIINGVWRKALKDVEIKGYSIPQGWCVLASFISVHMNEDNYENPYQFNPWRWEKMEATVNNNFFTPFGGGQRLCPGLEYSRLQLSIFLHHLVTTYRWVAQQDEIVYFPTVKMKRKLPITVTSINTTP; from the exons ATGGAATGGATTATTGGATGTTGGGTTTTGATAGGTTTAGTTATAGGATGGTATTGGCTtaaggagaagaagaagttagAAAAGAGTGGGGTTCCAAAAGGGAGCTTAGGTTGGCCTTTCATAGGAGAAACTCTTGACTTCATTGCTTGTGGCTACAGCTCTAAACCTGTTAGCTTCATGGACAAACGCAAATCTTT GTATGGGAAGGTGTTTAAAACGAACATATTGGGAACACCCATCATAGTTTCCACTGATACGGAAGTGAACAAAGTGGTGTTACTGAACCAGGGCAACAATTTTATCCCTGCATATCCCAAATCCGTCAGagatttatttggaaaaaattcTATACTCCACACTAATGGAAGTCCTCATAAGAGAATGCATGCACTGATCCTAGGGTTCCTGAGATCCCCACCACTCAAAGCCCGTGTTACCAAAGTGTTTGAAGACTCTGTCAAACTCTCCCTCGCTACTTGGAAAGACAATAACCCTATATACATCCAAAATGAATCCAAAAAG CTTACGTTTGACGTTTTGGTTAATACATTGACAAGCGTGCGCCCAGGAGAAAATTTGAACTTTCTGAGAAGTGATTTTCAAGAATTCATCAAAGGGTTGATTTGTTTACCTATTAACCTCCCTGGAACAAGGTTCTATAAATCTCTCAAg GCCAAGGAGAGGTTGATGAAGAGGGTGATGGCGATATTAGAGGTGAGAAAAGAGAGCATGAATTTTAAAGACGAGAAAGCTCCAATAAATGATGCAGTGGACTTGCTGTTACGGGATAGTAGTGAATCAAGCGAGAAGCAAAGCCTGCCGCTGGATTCCATCTCTGGAAATATCATAGAGATGATGATCCCTGGAGATGAAACCATGGTCACCGCTATGACCCTTGCTGTCAAATTCCTCAGTGACTCCCCTGTTGCTCTACAAAAATTAGTG GAGGAGAACATGGAACTGAAGAAGCGGAAGACTGATTCCGGTGAAGATTATGCTTGGTCTGAGTACATGTCCTTGCAATTTACTCAAAAT GTTATTAGTGAAACTCTTAGAATGGCAAATATCATCAATGGCGTCTGGAGGAAAGCACTCAAGGACGTAGAAATCAAAG GTTATTCCATACCACAAGGGTGGTGTGTCCTGgcatcttttatttctgttcaCATGAATGAAGACAACTATGAAAACCCATATCAGTTTAATCCATGGAGGTGGGAG AAAATGGAAGCTACCGTTAACAACAATTTCTTTACACCTTTCGGTGGTGGACAAAGGCTATGCCCTGGATTAGAATATTCCAGGCTTCAACTATCAAtatttcttcatcatcttgtCACTACTTACAG ATGGGTAGCTCAACAGGATGAAATTGTTTACTTTCCAACTGTGAAGATGAAGAGAAAGCTCCCCATCACAGTGACCTCCATAAATACTACTCCTTGA
- the LOC142623518 gene encoding uncharacterized protein LOC142623518, which produces MGFGIGIGIGALRILIRPLSRTLISRSSTTTPFSSTFTSPKSILHREAPFPWFPISNHLHSLTDTRFPKRRPMHKPRRKRASTKPPGPYAWVQYTPGEPILPNRPNEGSVKRRNEKKRLRQRRAFILAEKKKRKAQLQEANRKKNIKRVERKMAAVARERAWSQRLVELQQLEEEKKKSMA; this is translated from the exons ATGGgatttggaattggaattggaattggagCTCTAAGAATCCTAATTCGACCATTGTCAAGAACCCTAATTTCCCGATCCTCCACTACGACACCGTTTTCGTCCACATTCACATCCCCTAAATCCATACTTCACCGCGAAGCCCCATTTCCATGGTTTCCGATCTCCAACCATTTGCACAGCTTGACAGACACTCGGTTCCCAAAGAGACGGCCCATGCATAAGCCTCGTCGCAAAAGAGCCTCCACAAAACCACCAG GGCCGTATGCTTGGGTTCAGTACACACCAGGGGAGCCCATACTTCCCAATAGACCCAACGAAGGAAGTGTCAAAAGAAGGAATGAGAAAAAACGTTTGAGGCAGCGTCGTGCTTTTATATTG GCTGAAAAAAAGAAACGGAAGGCTCAGTTGCAGGAGGCTAATAGGAAGAAGAACATTAAGAGGGTAGAGCGTAAAATGGCTGCTGTGGCAAGGGAAAGAGCGTGGTCTCAAAGACTGGTAGAACTGCAGCAGCttgaggaagagaagaaaaaatccaTGGCTTAA